TTACCATCTTCAATCAATTCTGTTATTGCTGGTCGTTCAAGTTTTCCGCCTGAAAATCCTGCATCAGAGTAATTCTTATAAATTTTCCATTCCATTGCCTCACAATACTTTGTCAAAGCTTCAATCTGTCCTTGAATAGAATATCCTTCTTCGGCTTGATTTATTGTTGATACTCTAGAGTAAATAGCTACTTTCCTCATTGTTTTTTACCTCATTTTCTGTTAAAATAGGTATAGTAAAGAGACCTACGGCAAAGCAGGTTTTTACTATACTAGATTCGCCTCACGCTCAGAGTCGCCAAACTTTGAGAGCGTGGGGTTTTTTTAGTTAAACGCCGAAATAAGCTGGAACAAAATGTACACTATAGGAATAAGCATGATAATGCAACCTATTTGTTGTATTGTGTTACCTGTCTTTTCCATCCCCTCGCCTGCACTTGTCATTTTTTCTCCAACTTTTGTAAAAGTAGAATTTGCTACGTTTGATTCATAATCATAAAAAATTCGCTTCACATAATCTTCTTTAAAATCTAAAAAACATTTAGGGCATCTTCTAGTGTGAAAAGTAAGAATAATAGACTTGCCGCAACTCGGACATTTTGTTCTTAGTTTTGTATTTTCTAAATTCATTTATCTACCTCAGTACTCTTTAGGCATAAAGTTACCGACAATTTCCCCTATTATACGAGGGCCTTCACTAAAAGGAGCAAACTTGTCATTGTATTTTTTATTTAAAGACACAAGGCGCAAGCCATCCTTTTCTCTGTAAACTTTCTTAATATAGGTTTGTCCGTCCCATTCTACGGCATAGATACCACCTTCATAATCAAAGCCAGTTTGTTTGATAAGCACAACCTCACCATTCAGATAAGTTGGTTCCATAGAATCACCAAAAACCCAAGAGGCGAAGTCGTAATCTAATTCTTCGTCGTAAAAAACAGTATCATAGTTCCCATCACCAAAATATCCATAACCTGTACCTGCGGAAAGTTTCTCATAGACTTTGTATTCATATAGTTTTTTCTCTATTGAAGTAATTTTATTTTTTTGCTCTTTCAATTGTTCTGTTGCAAAGTCTAAAACTTTTTGCTTACGAGGAACATTTAATTCTACGACTGTTGTGGTTATTTTTTTGACAAGTGGAGAAGTAGGGATTTTGAGTTCGTGACTAGTTTTGTCACTTTTTTTAATAGGTGGGAAAAGATCATCGATAGTAACAGATAATGCGTTTGCTAACTTAAATAGAGTATTTTTCTTAGGTGTTCTGAACCCCTTTTCGTAATTAGCAATTGTAGTATCTCCCATATTAACTAGGATCGCTAACTCTTTCTGAGTTAGCCCTTTATTTTTTCGCAATTCCTTAATTTTAGAACCAATATATAAAGCTAGCTCTTTATCATTCATCAGATTTCTTCTTTCTTTTTATCTAATAAGAGTATAACACATAAATTCACGTTTTGAAAAGTTTTTTTGTCAAACAACAAAAAAATAGTTGACACTTCACGAAAAGTGAAGTATACTATAATCAAGCTTAAGGAATTAAGCAAAAATGAAAGTAGGTGCAGCCGGTGGAGTCTAGGCTAAACAAAAAGCCTAAACACAAAGAACTAGAAGTCGAAATCAAGATTCTTTGGTTTAAGCTTAGGGTTCACTACAATAGAGTGGTGACAATATCAAGAGGGCTAAGAAGCCCTCTCCCCTAACGGGGTAAGTTTAGTTTAGCACATTGGCTGTATCTCCGCAAGAATGAAAGGAGAGGTTGCATGAATTGGAAAAAACTAATGTTTGGCGATCTAGAATACACGTTTGCCAGTCGTGACGGCAAAGAAAAAACAAGCATCGAATTTGAAGGCGGCGTATTACCAGCGCTGTTAGTGCTATGCGGTATCACTTGGCTGATTGCTTGGTTTATTACAAAATAAAAACTCCCCAAAAGGAGTGGAAAGGAGGGAAGGCATGGAAAAAATTAAATACGGTGTACTAGGTTCTTCCAAGATATTTCACACAAGAAAATCTGCTCTCACTCATGCAAATCTTTTAGGATATCCTCGTAGTGCGGTTTTTTTGATAATTCCACAGGGAATGACGCAGAAAATGATTGATAAGGTGAATTAACATATCCTGCTTTATTAGCTTTAAATAGTTTTTTCTTTTTAGCTACTTTAAAAGCAACAAAGAGTCTATCTGTGATTTCAGACGTTTGTATGATTAAATCCATCCTTGTCATACTGTGGGCTTTTAATACTCCACAATCTGCCTCTGGAACCTCGATAAGGATTGTATTGCCATCAGGCTGTACTGCGGCTATAGCCTCTCTACCTGTTAAATCGTTAATTATATTATTTTGCTTTTGGTAATAATGCTGATATTTTCTGTTTTTATCAAAAACAATCAAGTCGAAGTAGCTTACATCAACATTAGAAGGATTGATGATTTTAATGTTAGCTCTTAATGTACCATTTGGATTATATATGCTTTCACCGTTGTCTAAAATAACGCTCAAAATCCAATCTGAAACAGGAGCAGCAATTAACTCGACTTGTAAGTTATTTCTTCGGTAGTTTGAATAAGATAGAAACAGAGCTATTAAAGCTATCCAATTTTTTATTAGATATTCACTTGTAAACTTAAAAACACACAATAAAAAATTAAAAAAATTCATTTCAACCTCACAATTTTTATTTAAATTATACCACAGAAAGGAGGTGGGGGAATGCAGATTCTTCTGTATAAATTGCGAAAAGAAAAAGGAATTTCACAAGAAGAGATGTCCAAAGTTATTAATAAGTCTTCTAACACTTACCGAGATAAAGAATTAGGTAAAAGAGACTTTACTCAAAGCGAAATGTTCAAAATCGCCAGCTTTTTCAACAAAGATTTAGGCGAAATTTTTACACCTTGAACTTCACGAAACGTGAAATAAAAATAACACAAAACTAGAAAGGACAGTATGCAAGAGATTTTTAACTTTAAAGGACAAGAAGTCCGAACAGTAACCATTGACGATGAACCTTACTTTGTAGGGAAAGATGTCGCAGAGATTTTGGGGTATGCAAAAGCAAGAAATGCAATTGCTAGTCATGTTGACGATGAAGACAAAAAGGACGCCCCAATTCAGGGCACCCTCGGCGGAACTCAAACGATGACCATCATCAACGAGTCAGGTCTCTACTCTCTCATCTTATCTAGCAAGTTGCCACAAGCCAAAGAGTTTAAACGGTGGGTCACATCAGAAGTATTACCAACAATACGTAAACACGGCATGTATGCAACTGATGAACTACTTGACAATCCAGATTTTGCCATTGCTACGCTACAAAAGCTAAAAGAGGAGCGTGAGGCTAAGAAGTTGCTAGAGTCTCAGATTGAGGCGGACCGTCCCAAAGTACTATTTGCTGATGCCGTAAGTGCTAGCCATACCTCTATCTTAGTCGGAGAACTTGCAAAGTTACTCAAGCAGAATGGGGTAAATATTGGAGCGACTCGTCTCTTCACTTGGCTTCGTAAACACGGCTATCTTATCAAGCGTAATGGCCGAGATTGGAATATGCCTACTCAGAAAAGCGTAGAGCTTGGACTTATAAGGGTCAAGGAAACTAGCATCACCCATTCTGATGGCCATATTACAGTAAGCAAGACACCCCTTGTAACCGGAAAAGGTCAACAATACTTTATTAATAAATTCCTTAATCAGGAATATCTACCAGTTTAAAAAGGAGATAGCATGAACGAAATAACATTTACCCTATATTGCACAACATCTGAAGAAGCAATCACGGAAGTAAAGAAACTAAAAGAAGCCCATCCAAAGGATAGACTTCAATTCAATGTAAACATTAAGTCTGAGTTTTACTAGTCAATAGAATTGACGTTAGAAACGTATTGATAAAGTTTCTTATACTCAAGACCTAAGTATTCCGCAAAAGTAGCATCCTTAATTTTACCTTCGTTTTTTGCAGCTCTAAATTCACGATAAAAACTTTCGTGATTTCCGATGATAATTTCTGATGTTACTTCCAACAAATCTTTAGCCATATAATCACCTCCCTTCGAGATGATTATAACAAAAAAGTCCGACGGCAATCGGACTCTGAACAAAAATATTACAAAGGAATTATACCATGAAACGACAAAAAGAACAATGGACCCCAAAGGTTCGCTGTTTTAGGAAAGATGGTTCACAATGTGAGCCAGAAAATATAACAGTGCCAATTTCTTTTGCAGGTTACTATCAAATTTTATTAGAAGTAGGGGCATAACATGAACAAATTAGAACTATTTTTATTAGTAACAACCGTCGTCTTAGCGGTCATTGCTAAGGTGCAACACGAAGTCATCAAAGAACACAATTCGCCAGAGAATAAACGCAGAATTTTTAGGGAAGTGGCTATGGAAAACAGCAAAGGATGGGGCGAGAAGCGCT
The genomic region above belongs to Streptococcus pyogenes and contains:
- a CDS encoding phage antirepressor KilAC domain-containing protein, whose amino-acid sequence is MQEIFNFKGQEVRTVTIDDEPYFVGKDVAEILGYAKARNAIASHVDDEDKKDAPIQGTLGGTQTMTIINESGLYSLILSSKLPQAKEFKRWVTSEVLPTIRKHGMYATDELLDNPDFAIATLQKLKEEREAKKLLESQIEADRPKVLFADAVSASHTSILVGELAKLLKQNGVNIGATRLFTWLRKHGYLIKRNGRDWNMPTQKSVELGLIRVKETSITHSDGHITVSKTPLVTGKGQQYFINKFLNQEYLPV
- a CDS encoding BOW99_gp33 family protein, whose protein sequence is MKRQKEQWTPKVRCFRKDGSQCEPENITVPISFAGYYQILLEVGA
- a CDS encoding membrane protein, with the protein product MNLENTKLRTKCPSCGKSIILTFHTRRCPKCFLDFKEDYVKRIFYDYESNVANSTFTKVGEKMTSAGEGMEKTGNTIQQIGCIIMLIPIVYILFQLISAFN
- a CDS encoding helix-turn-helix transcriptional regulator gives rise to the protein MQILLYKLRKEKGISQEEMSKVINKSSNTYRDKELGKRDFTQSEMFKIASFFNKDLGEIFTP
- a CDS encoding XRE family transcriptional regulator, yielding MNDKELALYIGSKIKELRKNKGLTQKELAILVNMGDTTIANYEKGFRTPKKNTLFKLANALSVTIDDLFPPIKKSDKTSHELKIPTSPLVKKITTTVVELNVPRKQKVLDFATEQLKEQKNKITSIEKKLYEYKVYEKLSAGTGYGYFGDGNYDTVFYDEELDYDFASWVFGDSMEPTYLNGEVVLIKQTGFDYEGGIYAVEWDGQTYIKKVYREKDGLRLVSLNKKYNDKFAPFSEGPRIIGEIVGNFMPKEY